Proteins from a single region of Haloarcula laminariae:
- a CDS encoding metal-dependent hydrolase, which yields MWPWTHLAFGYLLVSLLWRLRSHRVDGAVAVATALGTQFPDLVDKPLAWGLGVLPAGRSLAHSLVTAVTVSAVVLAVGARGDRHDLALAFVVGYGSHLAGDVIPKLPIDDFDSLTFLLWPLLPLPEYEGAEPVVANVSEVLAAPTASLLSSPGRLALVALVVAVWWADGFPGVAGVGRYLAGDAKVGPD from the coding sequence ATGTGGCCGTGGACGCATCTCGCGTTCGGTTATCTGCTCGTCTCGCTCCTGTGGCGGCTGCGTTCCCACCGGGTCGACGGCGCGGTCGCCGTCGCTACGGCCCTCGGGACGCAGTTCCCCGACCTCGTCGACAAACCACTGGCGTGGGGCCTCGGGGTCCTGCCCGCCGGGCGGAGCCTGGCCCACTCGCTGGTGACCGCCGTGACGGTGTCGGCCGTCGTGCTCGCCGTGGGTGCCCGGGGTGACCGCCACGACCTGGCGCTGGCGTTCGTCGTGGGCTACGGAAGCCACCTCGCCGGCGACGTCATCCCGAAGCTCCCGATAGACGACTTCGACTCGCTGACCTTCCTCCTGTGGCCGCTCCTCCCGCTCCCGGAGTACGAGGGGGCCGAGCCGGTGGTGGCGAACGTCTCGGAGGTGCTCGCCGCGCCGACGGCGTCCCTGCTTTCGAGCCCCGGCCGGCTGGCGCTGGTCGCGCTCGTCGTCGCCGTCTGGTGGGCCGACGGGTTCCCGGGCGTGGCGGGGGTCGGCCGCTATCTGGCGGGCGACGCAAAAGTCGGCCCCGACTGA
- a CDS encoding FG-GAP repeat domain-containing protein, with product MSGFSHEQIDERPPCTKLGFCLTTDLTGNGREDVIVGGAGEGVPGKGLVWGAERRGVPTGAIRSAVGIEDANLFWYENPGFERHEISFTPALDVGGAVGDITGTGRPNVVAGQGINNTELYWFEPGADPRDPWARHLITDRFEKYHDVAVGDIDDDGEPEVVGLSQESEVVFYFDVPDAPRQSPWDESHLHVVDEDREVEGVAVVDVDGDGRTELIAGPNVYHRDPDAATGWRREAIVDGWDNTRVAVADVDDDGDLEVVLSEGDSPHLGSHPGRVAWFDPPDWDQHVIADGLFCPHSLEVEDFTGDGRPDIYVAEMGLGKHSDPRHFVFYNRGGEFERETVATGIETHEAKVVDLTGSGQPDVVGKSYGPDHHVDVWFNRP from the coding sequence ATGAGCGGGTTCAGCCACGAGCAAATCGACGAACGGCCACCGTGTACGAAACTCGGATTCTGCCTCACGACGGACCTGACGGGCAACGGCCGGGAGGACGTCATCGTCGGCGGCGCCGGCGAGGGGGTCCCCGGCAAGGGGCTCGTCTGGGGAGCCGAGCGGCGGGGCGTGCCTACCGGCGCGATTCGGTCGGCGGTCGGCATCGAGGACGCGAACCTCTTCTGGTACGAGAACCCGGGCTTCGAGCGCCACGAGATATCGTTCACGCCGGCCCTGGACGTGGGCGGCGCCGTCGGCGACATCACCGGGACCGGGCGGCCGAACGTCGTGGCCGGTCAGGGCATCAACAACACGGAGCTGTACTGGTTCGAGCCCGGCGCGGACCCGCGTGACCCGTGGGCGCGCCACCTCATCACCGACCGCTTCGAGAAGTACCACGACGTCGCCGTGGGCGACATCGACGACGACGGGGAGCCGGAGGTCGTCGGGCTCTCGCAGGAGTCCGAGGTCGTCTTCTACTTCGACGTTCCCGACGCGCCGCGGCAGTCGCCCTGGGACGAGAGCCACCTCCACGTCGTCGACGAGGACCGCGAGGTCGAGGGCGTCGCGGTCGTCGACGTCGACGGCGACGGGCGGACGGAGCTGATAGCGGGCCCGAACGTCTACCACCGCGACCCCGACGCCGCGACCGGCTGGCGCCGCGAGGCTATCGTCGACGGGTGGGACAACACGCGGGTCGCCGTCGCCGACGTGGACGACGACGGCGACCTGGAAGTCGTCCTCTCTGAGGGGGACTCACCACACTTAGGCTCTCACCCGGGACGGGTCGCCTGGTTCGACCCGCCCGACTGGGACCAGCACGTCATCGCCGACGGGCTGTTCTGTCCGCACTCGCTTGAGGTCGAGGACTTCACCGGCGACGGCCGGCCGGACATCTACGTCGCGGAGATGGGACTCGGCAAACACAGCGACCCGCGCCACTTCGTCTTCTACAACCGCGGCGGCGAGTTCGAGCGCGAGACGGTCGCCACCGGCATCGAGACCCACGAGGCGAAGGTGGTCGACCTGACCGGGAGCGGACAGCCCGACGTGGTCGGGAAGTCCTACGGCCCCGACCACCACGTCGACGTCTGGTTCAACAGGCCGTAG
- a CDS encoding alginate lyase family protein: protein MSEGQSRLAQLTDTETAPLLYETVRNMETEQLLGVADRTLRQLIVPSLPVDADQWYDRQVPSGLAIRPEGIRGNTTTLRRCLGAAAREAHRERADEAATGTVTLLERSVRVAGDDGVGWLDEAVLEPPAMWALQFHGFEFLSWATLGYDGPAACPAVAETLADWLADWDDADATAIGAPGYLRRAWTPHAVSLRVLNLARFCAWVRDDTAVQALAARLVYRNAAFLANHVEHDVGGNHLIENGAALVMAGTLFDGEGEAWRRQGVDVLRAASDQFLDDGGHFERSPMYHSIALVRYLTAVDLLRRAGRSVPDELREVAVAATEFLRRLAPPDGRIPLLNDAVFGEAPPLPAVLRYADAVGVDATAAAGTSLPASGYYWLGDGDDRLLIDGGRPGPAHLPGHTHNDALSVAFWADGQRLLTDTGTPSYAPTNDREYARSVAAHNTVQYGDTEPMPVGGSYLLGRRVEPSATATERDGVDLFDGRYGRDATPRYTHRRRVYHADDWWLVWDTVDADEAATVTSRLHVAPEVDLDHVDDGGQPRFRLSGDGGPAASVVPLGAERATVSTSRYFPAFGRAESRPKLSLQSEGSAVQFGFLLSTGTPRSVAVDHDGTSVAGLSVDDGYRSLPPSK, encoded by the coding sequence ATGAGCGAGGGACAGTCCCGGCTCGCACAGCTCACGGACACGGAGACCGCGCCGCTGCTGTACGAGACCGTCCGGAACATGGAGACAGAACAGCTCCTGGGCGTCGCCGACCGGACGCTCCGGCAGCTCATCGTCCCGTCGCTGCCGGTCGACGCCGACCAGTGGTACGATCGGCAGGTCCCCAGCGGGCTGGCGATACGGCCCGAGGGTATCCGGGGCAACACGACGACGCTCCGCCGGTGTCTCGGCGCGGCGGCCCGCGAGGCCCACCGCGAGCGGGCCGACGAGGCCGCGACCGGAACGGTGACGCTGTTGGAGCGGTCGGTCCGGGTCGCCGGCGACGACGGCGTCGGCTGGCTCGACGAGGCGGTCCTGGAGCCGCCGGCGATGTGGGCGCTGCAGTTCCACGGCTTCGAGTTCCTGTCGTGGGCGACGCTGGGCTACGACGGGCCGGCGGCGTGTCCGGCCGTCGCCGAGACGCTCGCCGACTGGCTCGCCGACTGGGACGACGCCGATGCGACGGCTATCGGCGCGCCGGGCTATCTCCGCCGCGCCTGGACGCCCCACGCTGTCTCGCTTCGCGTCCTCAACCTCGCCCGCTTTTGCGCGTGGGTCCGCGACGACACGGCCGTCCAGGCGCTCGCCGCCAGACTGGTCTACCGGAACGCCGCCTTCCTCGCAAACCACGTCGAACACGACGTGGGCGGCAACCACCTGATAGAGAACGGCGCCGCGCTGGTGATGGCGGGCACCCTGTTCGACGGCGAGGGGGAGGCGTGGCGCCGGCAGGGCGTCGACGTGCTCCGGGCGGCCAGCGACCAGTTCCTCGACGACGGCGGCCACTTCGAGCGCAGCCCGATGTACCACAGCATCGCGCTCGTGCGGTATCTGACCGCCGTGGACCTGCTGCGCCGGGCCGGCCGGTCGGTCCCGGACGAACTCCGCGAGGTGGCGGTCGCGGCCACGGAGTTCCTCCGGCGGCTGGCCCCGCCCGACGGCCGGATTCCGCTGCTGAACGACGCGGTGTTCGGCGAGGCGCCGCCGCTGCCCGCCGTGCTCCGCTACGCCGACGCCGTCGGCGTGGACGCGACGGCGGCGGCCGGCACGTCGCTGCCCGCGTCGGGCTACTACTGGCTCGGCGACGGCGACGACCGGCTGCTAATCGACGGGGGCCGGCCCGGGCCGGCCCATCTACCGGGCCACACGCACAACGACGCGCTCTCGGTGGCGTTCTGGGCCGACGGACAGCGCCTGTTGACCGACACCGGGACGCCCAGCTACGCGCCGACGAACGATCGCGAGTACGCCCGCAGCGTCGCCGCCCACAACACCGTCCAGTACGGCGACACCGAGCCGATGCCGGTGGGCGGGAGCTACCTGCTGGGCCGGCGGGTCGAGCCGTCGGCCACGGCGACCGAGCGCGACGGGGTCGACCTGTTCGACGGCCGCTACGGCCGCGACGCGACGCCCCGGTACACCCACCGGCGCCGCGTCTACCACGCCGACGACTGGTGGCTGGTCTGGGACACGGTCGACGCCGACGAGGCGGCGACGGTGACGAGCCGGCTCCACGTCGCCCCGGAGGTCGACCTCGACCACGTCGACGACGGCGGACAGCCCCGATTTCGCCTCAGCGGGGACGGCGGGCCGGCGGCGTCGGTGGTCCCGCTTGGCGCCGAGCGGGCGACCGTCTCGACGAGCCGGTACTTCCCGGCCTTCGGCCGGGCCGAGAGCCGACCGAAGCTGTCCCTGCAGTCCGAGGGGAGCGCGGTGCAGTTCGGCTTCCTCCTTTCGACCGGGACCCCCCGGTCGGTCGCTGTCGACCACGACGGGACCAGCGTGGCCGGGCTCTCAGTCGACGACGGGTACCGCTCGCTCCCGCCATCGAAGTAG
- a CDS encoding DUF1616 domain-containing protein, with protein MVSTLLDLAVVCGIALITYAVWRRQGNPLGPARVLVGGAFVLLGPGYALTAALFPRRASTEAGGRVTLSGLERVVFTVGLSIVTVPLLALFLNYTRWGITAWSVVLTLVWFVLVAAAVAAVRRLQVPPAERYRLPVGDSLAGLTNTGPATAVIGVLFVLSVAAAGTALATTDGGQRYTEFYLMTADDETGELVADDYPESLAPIETAPLYVGIENREGQSAEYTVLVEFHRVDTVDGERTVTARWREDRYETQLRAGAVNGTGLRVSPPTSAAGERLRLTLLLYKGSTGDNPRIDGAYRSVHIWITVESSGGGA; from the coding sequence GTGGTATCGACACTCCTCGACCTCGCCGTCGTCTGTGGCATCGCGCTGATAACGTACGCGGTCTGGCGGCGCCAGGGGAACCCGCTGGGTCCGGCCCGCGTCTTGGTGGGCGGCGCGTTCGTCCTCCTGGGGCCGGGCTACGCGCTGACTGCGGCGCTGTTCCCCCGCCGGGCGTCGACCGAGGCGGGCGGCCGAGTGACGCTCTCGGGGCTCGAACGGGTCGTCTTCACCGTCGGGCTGAGCATCGTCACGGTGCCGTTGCTCGCCCTGTTCCTGAACTACACGCGCTGGGGCATCACCGCCTGGTCGGTCGTCCTGACGCTGGTGTGGTTCGTGCTGGTCGCGGCGGCCGTGGCCGCCGTCCGGCGGCTGCAGGTCCCGCCGGCGGAGCGTTACCGGCTCCCGGTGGGGGACTCCCTCGCCGGACTCACGAACACGGGGCCGGCGACGGCCGTCATCGGGGTGTTGTTCGTCCTGTCGGTGGCCGCCGCCGGGACGGCCCTCGCGACGACCGACGGGGGCCAGCGCTACACCGAGTTCTATCTCATGACTGCGGACGACGAGACGGGCGAGCTCGTCGCCGACGACTACCCCGAGTCGCTCGCCCCCATCGAGACCGCGCCGCTGTACGTCGGTATCGAGAACCGGGAGGGCCAATCGGCGGAGTACACCGTCTTGGTCGAGTTCCACCGCGTCGACACCGTCGACGGCGAGCGGACCGTGACCGCGCGTTGGCGGGAGGACCGCTACGAGACCCAGCTCCGGGCCGGCGCCGTCAACGGGACCGGGCTCCGCGTCTCGCCGCCCACCTCGGCCGCCGGCGAACGGCTCCGGCTGACGCTGCTCCTGTATAAAGGCTCGACCGGGGACAACCCCAGAATCGACGGCGCCTACCGGTCGGTCCACATCTGGATTACCGTCGAGTCCAGCGGGGGTGGCGCGTAG
- a CDS encoding polysaccharide pyruvyl transferase family protein, whose amino-acid sequence MDLDSLTLAYAYGCRNAGDFAINEGSLALLSRACPEADVTAVSRFASASPEYQRMADRLDTLAEGALVGGPITYDPERQSRPAQLAALARNGLQYGVDLAGVAEGRSAHSALYERITDGDALLFNGGNAIHYSPSHGNLPYLLAMLYPLQVARRNDVPYGLLPQTTFGLAGLPKRLVRSLLADAEFVMTRDAITFDYLSEFGLPTQLINGVDTAFLNGTPEPSAPSDGGPARIAAVPRFSTLGDTGELDEAGERMEETFLTYLERLVESGHEVTLTIQTEIDEAWAARHRDRLDDIGVGYVESYDPDALRDHYAGMDLLVTMRLHAAIFALSVGTPTIGVYRREWGPKTPGTFRTLDIAEYAMPWDEATAEALTSTTEDALDEGAALSRHVADNVAMRSEALVSDLRTALATADGFA is encoded by the coding sequence ATGGACCTGGATTCACTGACGCTGGCCTACGCCTACGGCTGTCGCAACGCCGGGGACTTCGCGATAAACGAGGGGTCGCTCGCGCTGCTGTCACGGGCCTGTCCCGAGGCCGACGTGACCGCCGTCTCACGGTTCGCGTCGGCGTCGCCGGAGTATCAACGGATGGCCGACCGACTCGATACGCTTGCGGAGGGGGCACTGGTCGGCGGCCCGATAACCTACGACCCGGAGCGACAGTCCCGGCCGGCGCAACTCGCCGCGCTGGCGCGCAACGGCCTCCAGTACGGCGTCGACCTGGCCGGCGTCGCCGAGGGCCGGTCGGCCCACTCGGCGCTGTACGAGCGGATAACCGACGGGGACGCGTTGTTGTTCAACGGCGGCAACGCCATCCACTACTCGCCGAGCCACGGGAACCTCCCGTACCTGCTCGCGATGCTGTACCCGCTTCAGGTCGCTCGCCGCAACGACGTTCCCTACGGCCTGTTGCCACAGACGACGTTCGGGCTGGCGGGCCTCCCGAAGCGGCTGGTCCGGTCGCTCCTGGCGGACGCCGAGTTCGTCATGACGCGGGACGCCATCACGTTCGACTACCTCTCGGAGTTTGGCCTCCCGACGCAACTCATCAACGGTGTCGACACCGCCTTCCTCAACGGGACCCCCGAACCGAGCGCCCCCTCGGACGGCGGCCCGGCCCGCATCGCCGCAGTGCCCCGGTTCTCGACGCTGGGCGATACCGGGGAGCTGGACGAGGCCGGCGAGCGGATGGAGGAAACCTTCCTGACGTATCTGGAGCGGCTGGTCGAATCGGGCCACGAGGTCACGCTGACGATACAGACCGAGATAGACGAGGCGTGGGCCGCCCGGCACCGCGACCGGCTCGACGACATCGGCGTCGGCTACGTCGAGAGCTACGACCCCGATGCGCTCCGGGACCACTACGCCGGGATGGACCTGCTCGTGACGATGCGTCTGCACGCGGCCATCTTCGCCCTCTCGGTCGGGACGCCCACTATCGGCGTCTACCGGCGCGAGTGGGGGCCGAAGACGCCCGGCACGTTCCGCACGCTCGACATCGCCGAGTACGCGATGCCGTGGGACGAGGCGACCGCCGAGGCGCTTACGTCGACGACCGAGGACGCGCTGGACGAGGGCGCGGCGCTGTCACGGCACGTCGCTGACAACGTGGCGATGCGCAGCGAGGCGCTAGTAAGTGACCTGCGGACCGCGCTCGCGACCGCCGACGGGTTCGCGTAA
- a CDS encoding glycosyltransferase — protein sequence MTEPLVTAVVTTYDRPDNLREAVESVREQTYDPVELVVVDDHSPTPARDVLADVDLGSLAAHRVVRHERNRGANAARNTGIDAARGEYVAFLDDDDYWLPKKLARQVHAIEAGDCGVAYCGIRRVLPDAERIEIPDAVDDDMTKALLCANVVGSMSVALVETAVAERVPLDERFPCWADLEWFVNLSRETDFTRVPEPLVAYNCDSPGRLTEDFEKTERGYELFVAEFEPLAARYGDRFRRKFRAWAAFRAGKSAVHAGRYDRARELLSGAVRDYPYEPQFATYLLAALGGERTHELGRRVRALGS from the coding sequence GTGACCGAGCCGCTCGTCACGGCCGTCGTCACGACATACGACCGGCCCGACAACCTCCGGGAGGCCGTCGAGAGCGTCCGCGAACAGACCTACGACCCGGTCGAACTGGTCGTCGTGGACGACCACTCGCCCACGCCGGCCAGAGACGTCCTGGCCGACGTTGACCTGGGTTCGCTTGCCGCCCACCGCGTGGTCCGCCACGAGCGGAACCGCGGGGCCAACGCCGCCCGGAACACCGGCATCGACGCGGCCCGGGGCGAGTACGTCGCCTTCCTCGACGACGACGACTACTGGCTCCCCAAGAAGCTCGCCCGGCAGGTCCACGCCATCGAGGCCGGGGACTGCGGCGTCGCCTACTGCGGTATCAGACGGGTCCTGCCCGACGCGGAGCGCATCGAAATCCCCGACGCCGTCGACGACGACATGACGAAGGCCCTGCTCTGTGCGAACGTGGTCGGTTCGATGTCCGTCGCGCTGGTCGAGACCGCCGTCGCCGAGCGGGTCCCGCTGGACGAGCGCTTCCCCTGTTGGGCCGACCTGGAGTGGTTCGTGAACCTCTCGCGGGAGACGGATTTCACCCGAGTCCCGGAACCGCTGGTCGCCTACAACTGCGACTCGCCGGGCCGGCTGACCGAGGACTTCGAAAAGACCGAGCGGGGGTACGAGCTGTTCGTCGCGGAGTTCGAGCCCCTGGCCGCCCGCTACGGCGACCGCTTCCGCCGGAAGTTCCGGGCCTGGGCGGCGTTCCGGGCCGGCAAGAGCGCCGTCCACGCCGGCCGGTACGACCGCGCGCGGGAACTGCTGTCCGGCGCCGTCCGGGACTATCCGTACGAGCCGCAGTTCGCGACGTATCTCCTGGCGGCCCTCGGGGGCGAGCGGACCCACGAACTCGGGCGGCGGGTCCGGGCTCTCGGAAGCTGA
- a CDS encoding glycosyltransferase family 4 protein: protein MADRNSYVFVSQRYPPEKGGNASRIRDLAVNVADGARVTVLAPPTTYPPGNFERSWARSETEHVDGVEVRRLWSWQPQVENPGLARRLPYYLLFALHAALWLVWHHRSTDAVLTSTPPITTGLPGLVAAALGTPWVVDVRDLWIDNSVALGYVEADSPLVRASRRFQGLALRTADRITVTTESLGSAVADTYGQSLGDRVRHIPNGVDTDWFAPRADSGDAVRDGGERSVVVYTGNLGSAQPLEPCIRAMDELDHDAVLRFVGDGDERSRLEELTERLDLGDRVEFVGLVDREAVPTHINDAAVGLAPIKDTAELAYAMPTKAYEYLACGVPVVVTGRGEVRRFVDASGGGRHAEVDPDAIAEALDTMLAAPDHRRQLGAAGREHVVEQYDRAGIADRLDSLLSGLVGADGAETPPQRSAVQS from the coding sequence ATGGCTGACCGGAACAGCTACGTCTTCGTCTCCCAGCGCTACCCCCCGGAGAAAGGCGGGAACGCCTCGCGAATCCGGGACCTCGCGGTCAACGTCGCCGACGGCGCGCGCGTGACCGTGCTGGCGCCGCCGACGACGTACCCGCCGGGGAACTTCGAGCGGAGCTGGGCGCGCAGCGAGACCGAACACGTAGACGGCGTCGAAGTCCGCCGCCTGTGGTCCTGGCAGCCACAGGTCGAGAACCCCGGGCTCGCCCGCCGGCTCCCGTACTACCTGCTGTTTGCGCTCCATGCCGCCCTCTGGCTCGTCTGGCACCACCGCTCGACCGACGCGGTGCTCACGTCGACCCCGCCCATCACGACCGGGCTCCCGGGGCTCGTGGCCGCCGCGCTGGGGACGCCCTGGGTCGTCGACGTGCGGGACCTCTGGATAGACAACTCCGTGGCCCTCGGGTACGTCGAGGCCGACAGCCCGCTGGTCCGGGCGAGCCGCCGGTTCCAGGGGCTCGCCTTGCGGACGGCCGACCGCATCACGGTCACGACCGAATCGCTCGGGAGCGCCGTCGCCGACACGTACGGCCAGAGCCTGGGCGACCGGGTTCGGCACATCCCCAACGGCGTCGACACCGACTGGTTCGCGCCGCGGGCGGACAGCGGCGACGCAGTGCGGGACGGCGGCGAACGGTCGGTCGTCGTCTACACCGGCAACCTCGGCAGCGCACAGCCCCTCGAACCGTGCATCCGCGCGATGGACGAACTCGACCACGACGCCGTCCTGCGGTTCGTCGGCGACGGCGACGAGCGCTCCCGCCTGGAGGAGCTGACCGAGCGGCTCGACCTGGGTGACCGGGTGGAGTTCGTCGGGCTGGTCGACCGCGAGGCCGTGCCGACCCACATCAACGACGCCGCCGTCGGGCTGGCACCGATTAAGGACACCGCCGAGTTGGCCTACGCGATGCCGACGAAAGCCTACGAATATCTCGCCTGCGGGGTCCCGGTCGTGGTCACCGGGCGCGGCGAAGTGCGGCGGTTCGTCGACGCCTCCGGCGGCGGCCGCCACGCCGAGGTCGACCCGGACGCCATCGCCGAAGCGCTCGATACGATGCTCGCCGCACCCGACCACCGGCGACAGCTGGGTGCGGCCGGGCGCGAACACGTGGTCGAGCAGTACGACCGCGCGGGCATCGCCGACCGCCTCGACAGCCTGCTGTCCGGACTCGTCGGCGCGGACGGGGCGGAGACGCCGCCCCAGCGCTCGGCGGTGCAGTCCTGA